In the genome of Lathyrus oleraceus cultivar Zhongwan6 chromosome 4, CAAS_Psat_ZW6_1.0, whole genome shotgun sequence, the window TAAATCCCTTTTATCTCACTTGTCTTATTTTGATTCTTTGCCTCTGTCACTGTGGCCCGGATAGTTCTAAAATCAAAGTTCATGGCCTTGGTCAGACACATCTACTTTTAAACTTGTCTTTAGAGTCTGTCCTTTACATTCCTGATTGTCCTTTTGATCTAATATATGTTCACAAGCTTACTCGTACTCTTGATTGTTCAGTCCTTTTTAATGATAAATCTGTCTATGTCCAGGATTGACTTATAGGACAGACGATTGAAGCAGAGAGTGAATCTGAAAGATTATATCATCTATCTCCACCGGTGGCATGTGCTTCTATTGCTTCTCAAGACCTTACACATCAACGTTTGGGTCACCCTAGTCTTAATAAAATGCGACTTTTAGTTTCTAATTTTTCTAAGCTTTCATCTTTTGAGTGTCAGTCCTGTCAATTAGGCAAATATACTCGTAGTACTTATTGTCAACGAGTAATTAAAATTGTTGCATCACCGTTTGCTTTGGTTCATTTTGATATTTGGGGTCCCAGTCGCGTGAAGTCTACTTTAGGATATTATTACTTTGTAACTTTCATCGATGATTTCTCTTGATGCACTTGGTTATTTCTAATGAAATCATTCAAATGTCTTTCGTATATTTCGAGAGTTTTATGCTGAAATTAAAACCAATTTAACACTTCCATTAAAATTTTACGCACTAATAACGCTCTTGAATATATGTCATCCCAGTTTCAATCCTTCTTAACATCACAGGGAATTATTCATCAATCATCATGTGCTCATACACCACAACAGAACGATGTTGCTTAACGGAAGAATCGTCATTTGTTGAAACCGCACAGACTATTTTATTTCACCACAATGTACCTCTCCGTTTTTGGGGTGATGCTCTCCTCACAGTATGTCACCTTATCAACCGAGTGCCTTCATCGGTCCTTCAAGATCATATTCCATACTCTATTTTGAATCCGCAATATGATCTCTATCCCATTCCTCTTCTCATTTTTGGTTGCACATGCTTTGTTCATGATCTTAGTCTAGTAAAGATGAACTTTCCGCAAAATCTCTCAAATGTATTTTTCTAGGCTACTCACTTACAAATGGGATATCGTTGTTTTTGTCCTCAACTTCAATGATACATTGTTTCCTTCGATGTTACATTCTTAGAAGGTTCCCCTTTTTTCTCTGCCTCGATGTCATCCGATGAGATTTGTAATTCAGATGTTCGAGATATCCCTTCTATCATCCCCACACCCATTAAATCTCCATTGCAGGTCTACCAGCGACAAGCACCCTGTCCATCGGAAGTTATATATGATATTAATCCATCAGCACCACCTCCTGCTCCAACTGTTCCTCCAACTATGTCACCTGAGCTTGACCTTCCAATAGCATTGCGAAAAGATATTCGATCTCATAACCCAAATCCTAAATATGTTTGTGTTTTAAATTATGACCGTCTCTATACCTCCTATGTTTCTTTTGTGTCTGCTTTGGATTCTGTGTCTATTCTTAAGTCTACAGGTGAAGCTATGACTGATCCTAATTGACACCAGGCGATGGTGGAAGAAATGGTTGCATTGCATTCAAATAACACTTGGGACATTGTTACTTTACCTTCCGACAAAACTACAGTGGGGTGTCGATGGTTTATACTGTGAAAGTTGGACCAGATGGTCAGATTGATCGTTTCAAAGCTCGTTTGGTAGTTAAGGGATACACACCAATATTTAGCCTTGATTATGGTGACACTTTTTCTCCAGTGGCCCAGATTAGTTCAGTCCGTCTCTTCCTTGCAATGGATACTATTAATCATTGGTTGCTTCATCAGTTGGACATTAAAAATGCCTTTTTACACGGAGAATTGGAGGAGGAAGTGTATATGgatcaacctccaggttttaCGGTTCCTGGCAATTCAAGACTTGTTTGTCGGCTTCATCGTTCTCTTTATGGGCTGAAACAGTCTTCACGTGCTTGGTTTGGTCGATTTAGTTCTGCCTTGATACAATTTTTTTTCATTCTGTTTTCTTCCTTCATTCTTCCACCGATCAACGCATCTTTCTTGtggtctatgttgatgacattgcTATCACTGGAGATGATACAGAGGGTATCCAGCGACTCAAAACTcatcttttcaaaaactttcaaACAAAAGATTTAGGTCCACTCAGATACTTCTTAGGTATTGTAGTTGCTCAGTCCTCATCAGGCATAGCAATTAACCAACGTAAGTATGCATTAGGCATCCTAACTGAAACTGGTATGCTTGACTGTCGTCCGATTGATACTCCTATGGATTCCAACGTCAAGCTTCTTCCGGGTCAGGGGGAGCTGTTGAAAGATCCGGGAAGATATCAACGTTTAGTGGATAGACTCAATTATCTTACCGTCACCAGACCGGATATTACTTTTGCAGTGAGCATTGTGAGTCAGTTCTTGAACGCTCCTTGTGATACTCATTGGAATGCAGTTATTCAGATTCTCAGATATATAAAGAATGCACCAGGAAGAGGCCTATTATATGAAGATAAGGGTGATGCTAAAATCACGTGTTATTCAGATGCAGACTGGGCAGGATCACTGTCGGATAGGAGATCCACTTCTGAATATTGTGTTCTTATTGGAGGAAATATGATCTCATAGAGGAGCAAGAAACAAAACACAATTGCACTATCTAGTGCTGAAGCTGAATATCGTGCTATGGCAGCAGCATCGAAAGAGCCTGCATGGCTTAAGAATTTGCTCTCAGAACTTAGGTTGGGAGACCTTCAGGCCACAAAACTCATATGCGACAATCAAGCGGCACTTCACATTGCATCCAATCCGATTTTCCATGAATGGACCAAGCACATAGAAATAGATTGTCACTATGTAAGAGACAAGGTACTCTCAGGAGAAATaatcacaaaaattttcaaatcTGAAGAGCAACTGGCTGATATGTTTATCAAGTCTCTTAAGGATTCTCGAGTGAATTATATTTGTAACAAGTTCGGATCATACAATATATAAGATCCggcttgagggggagtgttgagaatcCGTTATCAATCAATTAGTATTGATTGATATTCAATTAGTCATAAGTGTAAATTATATTATTACCTATTGTGTATATCTCTTTTGCATATAAACAGGGCCGACCCAATCATATCGGAAGCCACTTTCTAATTAAAAAAATGGGcccaatttttttttaaaatacaattataataattaaaaaaaatatatcaaaaatacaattatgtattaattaaaaataaatttaattataattattgagttttgatcaatcttgatttttgtatgtagagtttttatcataatatttcttttaattattgagtttttttaataatattttatttatttttaataatatttatgaaaaaaaattgaaaattacAAAAGTTGGGGCCCTCTAATATTTGGGGCCCTGTGCTGCAGCACATGCTGCACTTGCACAGGGCCCGCCCTGCATATAAATATACAACATGTGTGATCATATTCGACACACAAAGATAcatttatatttatatttatatgaaTGATATGCCAAGCTCTAATTCAACAGTtgtatttttaaatattttattatgTACTACAATCTAACAAGAACTAGCAGTAACTTGATATTTTCTTACAACAACTAAATTCGAAAAGTTTTGGTATATATGTTATTTCTCCTCAATATAAGCAGGAACCGAGAACTGGTACAACATTACACTTTATTAGAAAATAAAGCTTCGAGAAGCATATAGTCTGCTCATAGCCATTTTATTTACATGAAGAAGTGATTTACTTGCTAGAATAGACTCTTTAATGAGGAAACAGACTGTTCTACAGAACTGATAGCAGTATCTTTTTTAATGTTTTGAAAAGAAAGTGTCTGACAGGCCGAAAATGATGTACAACATTACACTTTATTAGAAAATAAAGCTTCGAGAAGCATATAGTCTGTTCATAGCCATTTTATTTACATGAAGAAGTGATTTACTTGCTAGAATAGACTCTTTAATGAGGAAACAGACTGTTCTACAGAACTGATAGCAGTATCTTTCTTAATGTTTTGAAAAGAAAGTATTTGACAGGCCGAAAATGTTGGGATTTTTTAAAACTTCCACGTCGAACAATATATGGTCTGAACATGTGCttataagtgggggcaatccTCACCCTATAAGTCGCTTTTGTAGGGATGAATTAAGTCCAACCACATTTTTTAAGATGATACCATATTAGAGTTTGTCCTAACTCATAGTTAAAAAATCGACTTTAAAACTGTCTTGTAAGGTGTGGGGTGTCACTCTATATAAACTCTTACAAGGTTCTATCTCCAACTAATGTGGGACTTGGGATCTTCCCAATATAGAGGAATGACAGTAGCAGGGTTGTGGCAATAGAGCTAGCTAGGCACTGTAAAATTCCAAAATTTGTCTTAAAGACAACAACTAGATAAAATAAGTATAGTGTTTTTAGCTAATAATCTTGAActagaataaaataaaaattggAAGATTGCTTGCAGTTGTGACTTTGAGACTCAAAGCAGTTAGAGGATACAATAGATGATTGAGGAGTGAATTGGAGTGATCCAATGCAAACAGGCCAAATGTCTGGAGATGCAAATGAAACAAACTAAGAAAATGATAGAACCTTAAGGAAAGAGAAGCATTAAGATCATATGGAAAGTGAGAATAAGTATGTAATAATAAGATGAAAAACAGACCATTGGCATATTACAAGTAAAAAACGTGTTTGGCTATCCATTTTACGAAATAGTTTTGCAGCTATTGCTTGTTTTCTTTCAATCAGTATCTTTGTATGTATTTTATTTTGTGTAGCGCACTATTTTGACAATGTCCATTTGCATGCATAATTACATAAATAATTAAGCATTTGTTCATGATACAGGGATTGACCACCAATAAGTCTAGTGCTTCTTTCCTTCCGAGAAACAATTTACCCGCTTGGTTAGCCTATACATCTGAAGGACCTTCAGTATGTTTTCAAGTGCCTAAGGATAGTGATTGTGGAATGAAGGGAATAACTTTATGCGTTGTTTATTCATCAACACTTGAAAGCATGGCACCTGAATGTCTCACTAGTGTTTTGATCATTAATTACACAAAATTCACTATTCAGATATGCAAGAGAGACACAGTAATGTCCTTTAATGATGAAGATTGGAAGGGTGTAGTGTCAAATTTAGGAGTTGGTGAAGATGTAGAGATTTATGTAGCTTTTGGGCATGGATTGACAGTTAAGGAGACTACTGTCTATCTAATATATGGTGAGTCAACTGTAATGGAAATTGAGCCATCAATTACTGTGGAAGTTGAGCCAATACCTGAAGTGGAGGTGCAACCATCACCTGATGTGAAAACAGAGCCATCACCGCCATCACCTGGAGCGGAAGCACAACGATCGCCTGATGTGAAAATGGAGTCACCACTTACTGTCAAGAATGAGCCATTACCGAAACCAAATGAAAAAATCTTTGTAAGACTTGCAAAGAGAGTGGGCGGATGCTTATGTTTGAACCATAACTGAGATCTCAGCGATTTCCATCAGGAACGCCTTTATCCTTGTTAGAATGAATGACATGCTTTTTACAATTAGTCACATGTAAAATTTGCCGCATTTATTGCTAATGTGATGGAATTAACAATCACATTAACTTGTATTTATTGTAAAACATTATAAATTCAGCTTTGTGTAGTCTCATTTGACACACATAATTCAAATTCAATAATCCTGATATGGGGGTTTCCTTGTATGTGTTTGGTAATAGTTTTCTTGAGGGAGGACAGAACAATTCTTATGTTTTATCTATATAGATGAGATCTTTGTGGTGTTGTTTGTTTCAATTAATGTGTTTCTGGAAACTGGTAAGAGTTTCATTTCCCATTATTGCAGACCTCGTGATTTCTTTACTAGACAAGGCTTGATGCTATGAAACTGTTACAACAGTATTGAAGTGAAAAGGGAAAATGaggaattggtaggtaaattcCTTCATTTGTGACTTATAATTTATTGTCTTGTTAGAGCCAATAATGGAAAAGGTAGTTGGATTTTACTAGCTTACTGCAGTTATATCTGTGTGAAATGTAGGAAAACTGAAGAGTTTTTACATGTAATCGGTAATGTTTCTGGTGTACAGGTCAACAGATTCCAGCCTCGGCGACTTCAAGTGTTTTGTGGAAGAGATGCTAGAGCACCTTTGGAGTCAAGAAGAAGCTCAAAATTGAGGACAGCATGAACCATGGCTTGTCCATTGGAATTACAAAGTGGTACTTAAAATATGAAAAGGCAACAAAATTTATCTGCACATTATGAAACACAGCTTGAAAGTGGAACTTGTTGCACTGGCAATACAGTATTGTATTTTAACCTCAGTTCTTTCTAATTTAAAGCCAACTAGGAACCTTAACTAACTATATAGAGAGCTTCTTTTCTCACCTTCACAAGTACTTCAGATGGGTAAATcttaaaaaaaactttttttttgtCGTCCAAGTGTTTAAATCCGAACGGAAGTCATGTCTTTTTCCCGTTCGGGATGTGGTTTCTAAGAAATCATTGGGGGGTGGGTATAAAAGTAGCTCTCAAATAAATAAGCTCAAGAGAAGTAGCCCATGAGTAGCACTGAGGTGATTAAAACATTATGGGGCTTCTCTTAAAAAAAAAGCATTGAATCTATGTTTTCTTAGGGAAGAAGATCGATGAACAAGAGGAATCCATCAAATCAACAAGCAATGACGGGACACTCCTTGTGGTAGACAAGAGTTTTATCTTTTCTGTTAAATTCTCTGTGATTAAGTGCCTAGGATTGTGATTTAATAATTGATGTCGGGTGTTATTTAAAAACGCAGCCTCTAATTCTCATTATCCCAGTACTAATTAAAGAAGGAAACATCATATATAAGCAGATATAGAAACCAATACTAAGATAACTTAAAATACTTTATTATGAAAGAATAGTGACATGTTAGTTATTCTTAAGAAAATAAATGTAAACAAGTTAGAAAGTCAGACATGCCATTTCTTTATGTATTTTAAAACACCAGTAGTGTAGTGTCATATTAAATAATTGGAATGATGATTAAAGAAAGATAGACGAATTGTATTTTATCTTATCCCATTATTATAACTCTATGTTGTGCATTTGTCTTGTATAATCGTTGACTTGATTGAAAATCAATCAAAACAGCGTCTTTCTCCTCTGATCGATAAGTTTCAGAGAGGGGAGATACCCATGATGCCTCAGTTTCTCATCTATATGTTCACTTGCAAACGGGGGAATCAACACTTTTCTTGAATGACAAGAAGCTTAGAAAGGGAGAGGAGCTGGGACCAGAACTAAAAAGGGCAACAGAAGGCTCTCACATATCTATTGTTGTTTTATCAGTGAACTATGCAAATTCTAGCTGGTGTCTTAACGAGCCGGTACATATCATGGTATGCCACAAATCTTATGGCCAGTTTGTTTTACCCGTATTTTACGGTGTTGAACCATCGGTTGTCCGTAAGGAGAGTGGTTTCCTTGGAGAAGCCTTGAAAGCTAGTGCAAGAAGTGTTGAATTTTTTAATCCAAAACGAAAGAAAGAAAATCTCTTGTCCAAATGGAAGACTGCACTCACTGAAGTTGCAAATCTAATCGGGTGGGATTCCCACAGTATCAGGTAATAAACACTTTTTTGAAATTATAATCACAGTATTTTATGCTCATTCTTTGTCTTTATAACTATTATTATTACTGAAACAGTGAAGGTAAACTAGTCAAGCAAATTGTCGAGGACATTTTGACAAAACTAGTTGTCTCGTTGTCTATTACTGAATTTCCGATTGGATTGGATTGGATTATTGATTATCAATCAAGCAAAGCCTGTATGATAGGGATATGGGGAATGGGTGGATCGGGCAAAACAACCACAGCCAAAGCTCTCTACAACTGAATCCATTTTAAATTTGAGGGTAGAACAAGTTTCTTGAAAGTATAAGAGAGAGTCGTGGAAATGATAATAGAGGAATTACTCATTTACAAGAGCAGCTTCTTTCCGATCTTCTCAAAATAAAGCAGGAGATTCATAGCATTGCGTCGGGGATAACTAAGATCGAGACAAGACTTTGGGGGCAAAAGGCCTTCATCGTACTCGATGATGTGACCAAGTCAGAGCAATTAAAAGCCCTCTGTGGAAATCTTATGTTGTTTGGTTCGGGAAGTGTATTGATTATTACAACTAGAGATGTACACTTTCTCAATTCACTCAGTGCTGGCCATGTCTTCACAACGACGGAAATGGACGACAACCAGTCCCTTGAACTTTTCAGTGGGCATGCTTTTCGACTACCAAGTCCTAGAGATGATTTTAGTAAACTCTCTAGAAATGTAGTTGCTTATTGCGGAGGATTGCCACTGGCTCTTGAAGTCCTTGGATCTTACTTATCTGAGAGGACGAAACAAGAGTGGAGAAGTGCACTATCAAAATTAAAGAAAATTCCCAACAGTCAAGTGCTACAGAAATTGAGAATCAGCTACGATGGTTTAGAAGATTATAAGGAAAAAGATATATGTTGTTTCTTCATTGGAAAGAACAGAGCTGATGTTACAAAGATACTTAATGGATGCGGACTTCATGCTGATATTGGAATAGCTGTCCTCATAGAGCACAGCCTCGTAAAAGTTGAAAAGAATAATAAGCTTCAAATGCATGATTTGCTACGAGATATGGGAAGAGCAGTTGTTGGCGAAAGTTTAGAAAAAGAACCTGCAAAGCATAGTCGATTGTGGTTTCATGATGATGTGCTGGATGTTGTCAAACAATACTGTAAGAACTTTTGAGCATCCTCTATAATCTTATCCAGATCATAAGATTCTCTGTTTTTTTCTGGACGAGCTATGCTTATGCTGCTGCACCTCTGCAGTTATTTACTTATATGTATTACTTTCTAGCTATGAAGCGCGGGCACAAACACAACATTTTACACTAACACGTCGACAATGATAATAAATTGAAAAAAGGAAATAGTTGAATATAATCACGTGTCAGTTTGACACTGATATGGGTCGGGTACAAAACACAACCTCAAAAAGAAGTGACAGTGCTGCGTTGCTTTCTAGCAAGCAAGACTAATGATAAACATTTTCCCTTACTTTTCTCAGCTTTTTTTTTTACTTCACATGCAGGGAACATAAACTGTTGAGGGATTGCTTTTTATGAGATGAAAAAACTGAGGCTCTTAAAATTTAATGGTGTGGACCTCAAAGGAGATTATGGGTTAATTTCCAAACAATTGAGATGGGTTAATTGGCAACGATCCATCTTTAAATTTATACCCAAAGACTTTGATCAGGGAAATCTAGTTGTTTTTGAGTTAAAATATAGCAATGTTAAACAAGTTTGGGCGGAAACCAAGGTACAATAATGTTTTC includes:
- the LOC127138156 gene encoding LOW QUALITY PROTEIN: disease resistance protein RUN1-like (The sequence of the model RefSeq protein was modified relative to this genomic sequence to represent the inferred CDS: deleted 2 bases in 1 codon; substituted 1 base at 1 genomic stop codon); its protein translation is MACPLELQSVSERGDTHDASVSHLYVHLQTGESTLFLNDKKLRKGEELGPELKRATEGSHISIVVLSVNYANSSWCLNEPVHIMVCHKSYGQFVLPVFYGVEPSVVRKESGFLGEALKASARSVEFFNPKRKKENLLSKWKTALTEVANLIGWDSHSISEGKLVKQIVEDILTKLVVSLSITEFPIGLDWIIDYQSSKACMIGIWGMGGSGKTTTAKALYNXIHFKFEGNKFLESIRESRGNDNRGITHLQEQLLSDLLKIKQEIHSIASGITKIETRLWGQKAFIVLDDVTKSEQLKALCGNLMLFGSGSVLIITTRDVHFLNSLSAGHVFTTTEMDDNQSLELFSGHAFRLPSPRDDFSKLSRNVVAYCGGLPLALEVLGSYLSERTKQEWRSALSKLKKIPNSQVLQKLRISYDGLEDYKEKDICCFFIGKNRADVTKILNGCGLHADIGIAVLIEHSLVKVEKNNKLQMHDLLRDMGRAVVGESLEKEPAKHSRLWFHDDVLDVVKQYWNINC